In Archocentrus centrarchus isolate MPI-CPG fArcCen1 chromosome 21, fArcCen1, whole genome shotgun sequence, the following are encoded in one genomic region:
- the katnal1 gene encoding katanin p60 ATPase-containing subunit A-like 1, with translation MKGNSNKRALFIQPLFSMNLAEIWDNAKKGREYALLGNYDSSIVYYQGVIQQIHKHCQSLRDPALKVKWQQVSKELTEEYEQVKGIMATLESFKSEKPTDILVPRPEERPQDPAVWPPPIPAEHRNPVAVKRPNSAVKQQRKDSPGLQHRGAGPGGRAQANPKGDRAGVRDARGAKSKDDKGKKGGGDAQGEEGQKLFDGAGYDSDLVDSLERDIVSRNPNVHWDDIADLEDAKKLLREAVVLPMWMPDFFKGIRRPWKGVLMVGPPGTGKTMLAKAVATECGTTFFNVSSSTLTSKYRGESEKLVRLLFEMARFYAPTTIFIDEIDSICGRRGTSDEHEASRRVKSELLIQMDGVGGALENDDPSKMVMVLAATNFPWDIDEALRRRLEKRIYIPLPSAVGRVELLKINLREVEVASDVDLDLIAEKIEGYSGADITNVCRDASMMAMRRRIQGLSPEEIRALSKEELQMPVTMEDFTLTLKKISKSVSAADLEKYEAWMAEFGSV, from the exons ATGaaaggaaactcaaacaaacGAGCGCTTTTCATACAG ccgTTATTCAGCATGAATTTGGCAGAAATATGGGACAACGCCAAGAAGGGTCGAGAGTACGCCTTGCTTGGGAACTATGACTCCTCCATTGTGTACTACCAGGGTGTCATTCAACAGATCCACAAACACTGTCAGTCCCTCAGAGACCCTGCGCTTAAAGTCAAGTGGCAACAG GTCAGTAAGGAACTGACTGAGGAGTACGAACAAGTCAAAGGAATCATGGCAAcgctggaaagttttaagtcaGAGAAGCCAACTGACATCTTAGTCCCGCGGCCGGAGGAGAGACCACAAGATCCCGCTGTGTGGCCCCCTCCCATCCCTGCTGAGCACag GAATCCTGTTGCAGTAAAGCGGCCCAACAGTGCAGTGAAGCAGCAGAGGAAGGACTCACCTGGCCTGCAGCATCGTGGGGCAGGGCCAGGAGGCCGTGCTCAGGCCAACCCTAAAGGAGACCGGGCGGGAGTCAGAGACGCCCGAGGCGCAAAATCCAAAGATGATAAG ggaaagaaaggaggaggagatgcaCAGGGGGAGGAAGGGCAGAAGTTGTTTGATGGTGCAGGATATGACAGTGACCTGGTGGACTCACTGGAAAGAGATATTGTGTCCCGTAACCCTAATGTGCACTG GGATGACATTGCGGATCTGGAAGATGCTAAGAAGCTATTGAGAGAAGCAGTGGTGTTGCCCATGTGGATGCCTGACTTCTTTAAGGGCATTCGCCGCCCTTggaag GGTGTGTTAATGGTCGGCCCTCCAGGGACGGGGAAAACCATGCTAGCCAAAGCTGTGGCCACAGAATGTGGAACCACTTTCTTCAATGTGTCCTCCTCCACCTTGACCTCCAAGTACAGGGGCGAGTCGGAAAAACTTGTCCGTCTGCTATTTGAAATG GCCCGATTTTATGCACCAACGACCATCTTTATAGACGAGATCGACTCCATCTGTGGCAGGAGAGGAACATCTGATGAACATGAAGCCAGCCGCAGGGTCAAATCAGAACTCCTGATTCAGATGGATG GTGTTGGAGGAGCCCTGGAGAATGACGACCCCTCTAAAATGGTGATGGTCCTCGCTGCCACAAACTTCCCCTGGGACATTGATGAGGCTTTGCGACGGCGGTTGGAAAAGCGGATCTACATCCCACTGCCCTCAG CCGTGGGCCGTGTAGAGCTTCTTAAGATCAACCTgagggaggtggaggtggcTTCTGATGTGGATCTGGACCTCATTGCTGAGAAGATCGAGGGCTACTCTGGAGCAGACATCACCAACGTCTGCAG GGACGCCTCCATGATGGCAATGCGACGTCGAATCCAAGGCCTGAGCCCTGAAGAGATTCGAGCTctgtccaaagaagagctccaGATGCCTGTGACTATGGAGGACTTCACCCTAACACTCAAGAAGATCTCAAagtctgtttctgctgcagaccTGGAAAAATACGAAGCCTGGATGGCTGAGTTTGGGTCAGTATAG
- the LOC115800561 gene encoding ras-related protein Rab-33B isoform X2, with the protein MAIENKPGEEFDTVFSRNDSLELSSHHEYDTTHARIFKIIVIGDSNVGKTCLTYRFCGGTFLKNPEATIGVDFRERTLELDGERIKIWDTAGQERFRKSMVEHYYRSVHAVIFVYDVTSLLSFESIPEWIQECSRHSVGPLVPRIMVGNKCDLRDRREVPTSAAQCLADSYNFPLFETSAKDPAEKEHVDAIFLTLAYRLKSHKPLRLKQPSESNFRQMWNQREQESATCQC; encoded by the exons ATGGCAAtagaaaacaaacctggggagGAATTTGACACAGTTTTCAGTCGAAATGACTCCCTGGAGCTCTCGTCTCATCACGAATATGACACTACACACGCTCGGATATTCAAGATAATAGTAATAGGAGACTCAAATGTGGGGAAGACGTGTTTGACTTACCGGTTCTGCGGGGGCACTTTCCTGAAAAACCCAGAGGCAACTATCGGGGTCGATTTCAGAGAGAGGACGTTGGAGCTGGATGGAGAGAGGATCAAG ATTTGGGACACAGCAGGTCAGGAGCGTTTCAGGAAGAGCATGGTGGAGCACTACTACCGCAGCGTCCACGCTGTCATCTTTGTGTACGACGTGACCAGTCTTCTTTCCTTCGAGAGCATCCCCGAGTGGATTCAAGAGTGCAGCCGGCACTCCGTGGGGCCCCTGGTGCCCCGCATCATGGTGGGAAACAAGTGTGACCTGAGGGACCGCCGGGAGGTTCCTACATCGGCAGCGCAGTGTCTGGCTGACAGCTACAACTTCCCGCTGTTTGAGACTTCAGCCAAGGACCCGGCTGAGAAGGAACATGTTGATGCTATCTTCCTGACTTTAGCTTACAGGCTGAAGAGCCACAAACCCCTGAGACTAAAGCAGCCCAGTGAGAGCAATTTCAGGCAAATGTGGAACCAGAGAGAGCAGGAATCAGCAACTTGTCAGTGCTGA
- the LOC115800561 gene encoding ras-related protein Rab-33B isoform X1 — MAIENKPGEEFDTVFSRNDSLELSSHHEYDTTHARIFKIIVIGDSNVGKTCLTYRFCGGTFLKNPEATIGVDFRERTLELDGERIKLQIWDTAGQERFRKSMVEHYYRSVHAVIFVYDVTSLLSFESIPEWIQECSRHSVGPLVPRIMVGNKCDLRDRREVPTSAAQCLADSYNFPLFETSAKDPAEKEHVDAIFLTLAYRLKSHKPLRLKQPSESNFRQMWNQREQESATCQC; from the exons ATGGCAAtagaaaacaaacctggggagGAATTTGACACAGTTTTCAGTCGAAATGACTCCCTGGAGCTCTCGTCTCATCACGAATATGACACTACACACGCTCGGATATTCAAGATAATAGTAATAGGAGACTCAAATGTGGGGAAGACGTGTTTGACTTACCGGTTCTGCGGGGGCACTTTCCTGAAAAACCCAGAGGCAACTATCGGGGTCGATTTCAGAGAGAGGACGTTGGAGCTGGATGGAGAGAGGATCAAG TTGCAGATTTGGGACACAGCAGGTCAGGAGCGTTTCAGGAAGAGCATGGTGGAGCACTACTACCGCAGCGTCCACGCTGTCATCTTTGTGTACGACGTGACCAGTCTTCTTTCCTTCGAGAGCATCCCCGAGTGGATTCAAGAGTGCAGCCGGCACTCCGTGGGGCCCCTGGTGCCCCGCATCATGGTGGGAAACAAGTGTGACCTGAGGGACCGCCGGGAGGTTCCTACATCGGCAGCGCAGTGTCTGGCTGACAGCTACAACTTCCCGCTGTTTGAGACTTCAGCCAAGGACCCGGCTGAGAAGGAACATGTTGATGCTATCTTCCTGACTTTAGCTTACAGGCTGAAGAGCCACAAACCCCTGAGACTAAAGCAGCCCAGTGAGAGCAATTTCAGGCAAATGTGGAACCAGAGAGAGCAGGAATCAGCAACTTGTCAGTGCTGA